Proteins encoded by one window of Rhinolophus ferrumequinum isolate MPI-CBG mRhiFer1 chromosome 13, mRhiFer1_v1.p, whole genome shotgun sequence:
- the LOC117032717 gene encoding E3 SUMO-protein ligase NSE2-like codes for MPGRSSSNTGSTGFISFSGVESALSSLKNFRSCISSGMDTASSVALDLVETQTEVSSEYSMDKAMVEFAMMDRELNHYVKAVQSVMNHVKEERPEKIPDLKLLVEKSFLALQNKNSDADFQNNEKFVQFKQQLKELKKQYGLQEDREVDGTEGVDEDMIVTQSQTNFICPITLMEMKKPVKNKVCGHTYEEEAIVRMIESKHKRKKKACCPKIGCSHTNMRLSDLIQDEVLRRAIESHNKKKQHSE; via the coding sequence ATGCCAGGACGTTCCAGTTCAAACACAGGTTCAACTGGTTTTATATCCTTCAGCGGTGTAGAATCTGCTCTCTCCTCCTTAAAAAACTTCAGGTCCTGCATCAGCTCTGGAATGGACACAGCTTCTAGTGTTGCTTTGGATCTTGTGGAAACTCAGACTGAAGTGAGTAGTGAATATAGCATGGACAAAGCAATGGTAGAATTTGCTATGATGGATCGGGAACTGAACCATTATGTAAAGGCTGTGCAGTCTGTGATGAATCATGTAAAAGAAGAGCGTCCAGAAAAAATACCAGATCTGAAGCTATTAGTGGAGAAGAGTTTTTTGGCTTTACAGAATAAGAATTCTGATgcagattttcaaaataatgaaaaatttgtaCAGTTTAAACAACAGCTGAAAGAACTAAAGAAGCAATATGGTCTTCAAGAGGACAGAGAGGTTGATGGAACAGAAGGAGTTGATGAAGACATGATTGTGACCCAAAGTCAGACTAATTTCATCTGCCCCATTACGCTGATGGAAATGAAGAAGCCCgtgaaaaataaagtgtgtggCCACACCTATGAAGAAGAAGCCATTGTTCGCATGATTGAGTCCAAGCACAAGCGGAAGAAAAAGGCCTGCTGCCCGAAAATTGGCTGTAGCCACACCAACATGAGACTGTCCGATCTCATCCAGGACGAAGTACTCAGAAGGGCGATTGAGAGccacaacaagaaaaaacagCATTCCGAGTAG